From a single Accipiter gentilis chromosome 8, bAccGen1.1, whole genome shotgun sequence genomic region:
- the PTBP1 gene encoding polypyrimidine tract-binding protein 1 isoform X4, whose protein sequence is MDGIVQDITVGTKRGSDELFSTCVTNGPFIMSSNSSSAANGNDSKKFKGDSRSAGVPSRVIHVRKLPSDVTEAEVISLGLPFGKVTNLLMLKGKNQAFIEMNTEEAANTMVNYYTTVTPVLRSQPIYIQFSNHKELKTDNSPNQARAQAALQAVNSVQSGNLALSASAAAVDAGMAMAGQSPVLRIIVENLFYPVTLDVLHQIFSKFGTVLKIITFTKNNQFQALLQYADPVSAQHAKLSLDGQNIYNACCTLRIDFSKLTSLNVKYNNDKSRDYTRPDLPSGDNQPSLDQTMAAAFGAGFPPTFAIPQAAGLSVPNVHGALAPLAIPSAAAAAAAAGRITIPGLTGAGNSVLLVSNLNPERVTPQCLFILFGVYGDVQRVKILFNKKENALVQMADGNQAQLAMSHLNGQKLHGKPIRITLSKHQTVQLPREGQEDQGLTKDYGNSPLHRFKKPGSKNFQNIFPPSATLHLSNIPPSITEEDLKMLFSSNGGMVKGFKFFQKDRKMALIQMGSVEEAIQSLIDLHNHDLGENHHLRVSFSKSTI, encoded by the exons cgGGGATCTGACGAGCTTTTCTCTACTTGTGTTACTAACGGACCCTTTATCATGAGCAGCAACTCTTCTTCTGCAG CTAATGGAAACGACAGCAAAAAATTCAAAGGCGATAGTAGAAGTGCTGGGGTCCCATCCCGAGTAATCCACGTCCGTAAACTCCCCAGTGACGTCACAGAGGCAGAAGTAATTTCTTTGGGCTTACCTTTTGGCAAGGTCACCAATCTTCTaatgttgaaaggaaaaaatcag GCTTTCATAGAAATGAATACAGAGGAGGCAGCCAACACCATGGTAAACTACTACACCACAGTCACTCCAGTCCTTCGAAGCCAGCCCATCTATATTCAGTTCTCCAACCACAAGGAGCTTAAGACAGACAACTCTCCAAACCAAGCA CGTGCCCAAGCAGCTCTGCAAGCAGTGAATTCTGTTCAGTCTGGAAACCTAGCGCTGTCAGCCTCAGCTGCAGCAGTAGATGCAGGAATGGCAATGGCTGGCCAGAGCCCTGTCCTGAGGATCATTGTTGAGAACCTCTTCTATCCTGTCACTCTAGATGTTCTGCATCAG attttttccaaatttgGTACAGTCTTGAAAATAATTACGTTCACGAAGAACAACCAATTTCAGGCCCTGTTACAATATGCTGACCCTGTGAGTGCTCAGCATGCCAAACTG TCTTTAGATGGACAGAATATCTACAATGCCTGTTGTACGCTGCGCATAGATTTCTCAAAGCTCACAAGTCTCAATGTAAAATACAATAATGATAAGAGCAGAGATTATACACGACCAGACCTACCTTCTGGGGATAACCAGCCCTCTCTTGATCAGACCATGGCAGCTGCTTTTG GAGCTGGCTTTCCTCCTACCTTTGCAATTCCTCAGGCTGCAG GCCTATCAGTTCCAAATGTTCATGGAGCGCTAGCTCCTTTGGCTATcccatcagcagcagctgcagcggCTGCAGCAGGACGGATTACCATTCCCGGCCTCACTGGGGCAGGGAACTCTGTTCTGCTGGTTAGCAATCTGAACCCTGAG AGAGTTACACCCCAATGCCTCTTTATTCTTTTCG GAGTCTATGGTGATGTGCAGAGGGTGAAGATTTTATTTAATAAGAAAGAGAATGCCCTAGTTCAGATGGCTGATGGAAACCAGGCCCAGCTTG CCATGAGCCATTTAAATGGTCAGAAGCTTCATGGGAAGCCAATCCGTATAACATTGTCCAAGCATCAGACAGTACAACTTCCCCGCGAGGGACAGGAAGACCAGGGTCTGACTAAGGACTATGGAAATTCTCCTCTACATCGTTTCAAGAAACCAGGCTCCAAAAATTTCCAAAACATCTTTCCCCCTTCTGCCACTCTTCATCTGTCCAATATCCC ACCTTCAATAACTGAAGAAGACCTTAAGATGTTATTTTCAAGCAATGGTGGGATGGTCAAAGGATTCAAATTCTTCCA GAAGGACCGTAAAATGGCTCTGATCCAGATGGGCTCTGTGGAAGAAGCCATTCAATCGCTCATTGACCTCCATAATCATGACCTGGGTGAGAATCATCACCTGCGTGTGTCCTTCTCGAAGTCCACCATTTAA
- the PTBP1 gene encoding polypyrimidine tract-binding protein 1 isoform X5 encodes MSSNSSSAANGNDSKKFKGDSRSAGVPSRVIHVRKLPSDVTEAEVISLGLPFGKVTNLLMLKGKNQAFIEMNTEEAANTMVNYYTTVTPVLRSQPIYIQFSNHKELKTDNSPNQARAQAALQAVNSVQSGNLALSASAAAVDAGMAMAGQSPVLRIIVENLFYPVTLDVLHQIFSKFGTVLKIITFTKNNQFQALLQYADPVSAQHAKLSLDGQNIYNACCTLRIDFSKLTSLNVKYNNDKSRDYTRPDLPSGDNQPSLDQTMAAAFGAPGIISASPYAGAGFPPTFAIPQAAGTVFRLSVPNVHGALAPLAIPSAAAAAAAAGRITIPGLTGAGNSVLLVSNLNPERVTPQCLFILFGVYGDVQRVKILFNKKENALVQMADGNQAQLAMSHLNGQKLHGKPIRITLSKHQTVQLPREGQEDQGLTKDYGNSPLHRFKKPGSKNFQNIFPPSATLHLSNIPPSITEEDLKMLFSSNGGMVKGFKFFQKDRKMALIQMGSVEEAIQSLIDLHNHDLGENHHLRVSFSKSTI; translated from the exons ATGAGCAGCAACTCTTCTTCTGCAG CTAATGGAAACGACAGCAAAAAATTCAAAGGCGATAGTAGAAGTGCTGGGGTCCCATCCCGAGTAATCCACGTCCGTAAACTCCCCAGTGACGTCACAGAGGCAGAAGTAATTTCTTTGGGCTTACCTTTTGGCAAGGTCACCAATCTTCTaatgttgaaaggaaaaaatcag GCTTTCATAGAAATGAATACAGAGGAGGCAGCCAACACCATGGTAAACTACTACACCACAGTCACTCCAGTCCTTCGAAGCCAGCCCATCTATATTCAGTTCTCCAACCACAAGGAGCTTAAGACAGACAACTCTCCAAACCAAGCA CGTGCCCAAGCAGCTCTGCAAGCAGTGAATTCTGTTCAGTCTGGAAACCTAGCGCTGTCAGCCTCAGCTGCAGCAGTAGATGCAGGAATGGCAATGGCTGGCCAGAGCCCTGTCCTGAGGATCATTGTTGAGAACCTCTTCTATCCTGTCACTCTAGATGTTCTGCATCAG attttttccaaatttgGTACAGTCTTGAAAATAATTACGTTCACGAAGAACAACCAATTTCAGGCCCTGTTACAATATGCTGACCCTGTGAGTGCTCAGCATGCCAAACTG TCTTTAGATGGACAGAATATCTACAATGCCTGTTGTACGCTGCGCATAGATTTCTCAAAGCTCACAAGTCTCAATGTAAAATACAATAATGATAAGAGCAGAGATTATACACGACCAGACCTACCTTCTGGGGATAACCAGCCCTCTCTTGATCAGACCATGGCAGCTGCTTTTG GTGCCCCAGGAATAATCTCTGCTTCTCCATATGCAGGAGCTGGCTTTCCTCCTACCTTTGCAATTCCTCAGGCTGCAGGTACTGTATTTC GCCTATCAGTTCCAAATGTTCATGGAGCGCTAGCTCCTTTGGCTATcccatcagcagcagctgcagcggCTGCAGCAGGACGGATTACCATTCCCGGCCTCACTGGGGCAGGGAACTCTGTTCTGCTGGTTAGCAATCTGAACCCTGAG AGAGTTACACCCCAATGCCTCTTTATTCTTTTCG GAGTCTATGGTGATGTGCAGAGGGTGAAGATTTTATTTAATAAGAAAGAGAATGCCCTAGTTCAGATGGCTGATGGAAACCAGGCCCAGCTTG CCATGAGCCATTTAAATGGTCAGAAGCTTCATGGGAAGCCAATCCGTATAACATTGTCCAAGCATCAGACAGTACAACTTCCCCGCGAGGGACAGGAAGACCAGGGTCTGACTAAGGACTATGGAAATTCTCCTCTACATCGTTTCAAGAAACCAGGCTCCAAAAATTTCCAAAACATCTTTCCCCCTTCTGCCACTCTTCATCTGTCCAATATCCC ACCTTCAATAACTGAAGAAGACCTTAAGATGTTATTTTCAAGCAATGGTGGGATGGTCAAAGGATTCAAATTCTTCCA GAAGGACCGTAAAATGGCTCTGATCCAGATGGGCTCTGTGGAAGAAGCCATTCAATCGCTCATTGACCTCCATAATCATGACCTGGGTGAGAATCATCACCTGCGTGTGTCCTTCTCGAAGTCCACCATTTAA
- the PTBP1 gene encoding polypyrimidine tract-binding protein 1 isoform X3 — protein MDGIVQDITVGTKRGSDELFSTCVTNGPFIMSSNSSSAANGNDSKKFKGDSRSAGVPSRVIHVRKLPSDVTEAEVISLGLPFGKVTNLLMLKGKNQAFIEMNTEEAANTMVNYYTTVTPVLRSQPIYIQFSNHKELKTDNSPNQARAQAALQAVNSVQSGNLALSASAAAVDAGMAMAGQSPVLRIIVENLFYPVTLDVLHQIFSKFGTVLKIITFTKNNQFQALLQYADPVSAQHAKLSLDGQNIYNACCTLRIDFSKLTSLNVKYNNDKSRDYTRPDLPSGDNQPSLDQTMAAAFGAGFPPTFAIPQAAGTVFRLSVPNVHGALAPLAIPSAAAAAAAAGRITIPGLTGAGNSVLLVSNLNPERVTPQCLFILFGVYGDVQRVKILFNKKENALVQMADGNQAQLAMSHLNGQKLHGKPIRITLSKHQTVQLPREGQEDQGLTKDYGNSPLHRFKKPGSKNFQNIFPPSATLHLSNIPPSITEEDLKMLFSSNGGMVKGFKFFQKDRKMALIQMGSVEEAIQSLIDLHNHDLGENHHLRVSFSKSTI, from the exons cgGGGATCTGACGAGCTTTTCTCTACTTGTGTTACTAACGGACCCTTTATCATGAGCAGCAACTCTTCTTCTGCAG CTAATGGAAACGACAGCAAAAAATTCAAAGGCGATAGTAGAAGTGCTGGGGTCCCATCCCGAGTAATCCACGTCCGTAAACTCCCCAGTGACGTCACAGAGGCAGAAGTAATTTCTTTGGGCTTACCTTTTGGCAAGGTCACCAATCTTCTaatgttgaaaggaaaaaatcag GCTTTCATAGAAATGAATACAGAGGAGGCAGCCAACACCATGGTAAACTACTACACCACAGTCACTCCAGTCCTTCGAAGCCAGCCCATCTATATTCAGTTCTCCAACCACAAGGAGCTTAAGACAGACAACTCTCCAAACCAAGCA CGTGCCCAAGCAGCTCTGCAAGCAGTGAATTCTGTTCAGTCTGGAAACCTAGCGCTGTCAGCCTCAGCTGCAGCAGTAGATGCAGGAATGGCAATGGCTGGCCAGAGCCCTGTCCTGAGGATCATTGTTGAGAACCTCTTCTATCCTGTCACTCTAGATGTTCTGCATCAG attttttccaaatttgGTACAGTCTTGAAAATAATTACGTTCACGAAGAACAACCAATTTCAGGCCCTGTTACAATATGCTGACCCTGTGAGTGCTCAGCATGCCAAACTG TCTTTAGATGGACAGAATATCTACAATGCCTGTTGTACGCTGCGCATAGATTTCTCAAAGCTCACAAGTCTCAATGTAAAATACAATAATGATAAGAGCAGAGATTATACACGACCAGACCTACCTTCTGGGGATAACCAGCCCTCTCTTGATCAGACCATGGCAGCTGCTTTTG GAGCTGGCTTTCCTCCTACCTTTGCAATTCCTCAGGCTGCAGGTACTGTATTTC GCCTATCAGTTCCAAATGTTCATGGAGCGCTAGCTCCTTTGGCTATcccatcagcagcagctgcagcggCTGCAGCAGGACGGATTACCATTCCCGGCCTCACTGGGGCAGGGAACTCTGTTCTGCTGGTTAGCAATCTGAACCCTGAG AGAGTTACACCCCAATGCCTCTTTATTCTTTTCG GAGTCTATGGTGATGTGCAGAGGGTGAAGATTTTATTTAATAAGAAAGAGAATGCCCTAGTTCAGATGGCTGATGGAAACCAGGCCCAGCTTG CCATGAGCCATTTAAATGGTCAGAAGCTTCATGGGAAGCCAATCCGTATAACATTGTCCAAGCATCAGACAGTACAACTTCCCCGCGAGGGACAGGAAGACCAGGGTCTGACTAAGGACTATGGAAATTCTCCTCTACATCGTTTCAAGAAACCAGGCTCCAAAAATTTCCAAAACATCTTTCCCCCTTCTGCCACTCTTCATCTGTCCAATATCCC ACCTTCAATAACTGAAGAAGACCTTAAGATGTTATTTTCAAGCAATGGTGGGATGGTCAAAGGATTCAAATTCTTCCA GAAGGACCGTAAAATGGCTCTGATCCAGATGGGCTCTGTGGAAGAAGCCATTCAATCGCTCATTGACCTCCATAATCATGACCTGGGTGAGAATCATCACCTGCGTGTGTCCTTCTCGAAGTCCACCATTTAA
- the PTBP1 gene encoding polypyrimidine tract-binding protein 1 isoform X2: MDGIVQDITVGTKRGSDELFSTCVTNGPFIMSSNSSSAANGNDSKKFKGDSRSAGVPSRVIHVRKLPSDVTEAEVISLGLPFGKVTNLLMLKGKNQAFIEMNTEEAANTMVNYYTTVTPVLRSQPIYIQFSNHKELKTDNSPNQARAQAALQAVNSVQSGNLALSASAAAVDAGMAMAGQSPVLRIIVENLFYPVTLDVLHQIFSKFGTVLKIITFTKNNQFQALLQYADPVSAQHAKLSLDGQNIYNACCTLRIDFSKLTSLNVKYNNDKSRDYTRPDLPSGDNQPSLDQTMAAAFGAPGIISASPYAGAGFPPTFAIPQAAGLSVPNVHGALAPLAIPSAAAAAAAAGRITIPGLTGAGNSVLLVSNLNPERVTPQCLFILFGVYGDVQRVKILFNKKENALVQMADGNQAQLAMSHLNGQKLHGKPIRITLSKHQTVQLPREGQEDQGLTKDYGNSPLHRFKKPGSKNFQNIFPPSATLHLSNIPPSITEEDLKMLFSSNGGMVKGFKFFQKDRKMALIQMGSVEEAIQSLIDLHNHDLGENHHLRVSFSKSTI, translated from the exons cgGGGATCTGACGAGCTTTTCTCTACTTGTGTTACTAACGGACCCTTTATCATGAGCAGCAACTCTTCTTCTGCAG CTAATGGAAACGACAGCAAAAAATTCAAAGGCGATAGTAGAAGTGCTGGGGTCCCATCCCGAGTAATCCACGTCCGTAAACTCCCCAGTGACGTCACAGAGGCAGAAGTAATTTCTTTGGGCTTACCTTTTGGCAAGGTCACCAATCTTCTaatgttgaaaggaaaaaatcag GCTTTCATAGAAATGAATACAGAGGAGGCAGCCAACACCATGGTAAACTACTACACCACAGTCACTCCAGTCCTTCGAAGCCAGCCCATCTATATTCAGTTCTCCAACCACAAGGAGCTTAAGACAGACAACTCTCCAAACCAAGCA CGTGCCCAAGCAGCTCTGCAAGCAGTGAATTCTGTTCAGTCTGGAAACCTAGCGCTGTCAGCCTCAGCTGCAGCAGTAGATGCAGGAATGGCAATGGCTGGCCAGAGCCCTGTCCTGAGGATCATTGTTGAGAACCTCTTCTATCCTGTCACTCTAGATGTTCTGCATCAG attttttccaaatttgGTACAGTCTTGAAAATAATTACGTTCACGAAGAACAACCAATTTCAGGCCCTGTTACAATATGCTGACCCTGTGAGTGCTCAGCATGCCAAACTG TCTTTAGATGGACAGAATATCTACAATGCCTGTTGTACGCTGCGCATAGATTTCTCAAAGCTCACAAGTCTCAATGTAAAATACAATAATGATAAGAGCAGAGATTATACACGACCAGACCTACCTTCTGGGGATAACCAGCCCTCTCTTGATCAGACCATGGCAGCTGCTTTTG GTGCCCCAGGAATAATCTCTGCTTCTCCATATGCAGGAGCTGGCTTTCCTCCTACCTTTGCAATTCCTCAGGCTGCAG GCCTATCAGTTCCAAATGTTCATGGAGCGCTAGCTCCTTTGGCTATcccatcagcagcagctgcagcggCTGCAGCAGGACGGATTACCATTCCCGGCCTCACTGGGGCAGGGAACTCTGTTCTGCTGGTTAGCAATCTGAACCCTGAG AGAGTTACACCCCAATGCCTCTTTATTCTTTTCG GAGTCTATGGTGATGTGCAGAGGGTGAAGATTTTATTTAATAAGAAAGAGAATGCCCTAGTTCAGATGGCTGATGGAAACCAGGCCCAGCTTG CCATGAGCCATTTAAATGGTCAGAAGCTTCATGGGAAGCCAATCCGTATAACATTGTCCAAGCATCAGACAGTACAACTTCCCCGCGAGGGACAGGAAGACCAGGGTCTGACTAAGGACTATGGAAATTCTCCTCTACATCGTTTCAAGAAACCAGGCTCCAAAAATTTCCAAAACATCTTTCCCCCTTCTGCCACTCTTCATCTGTCCAATATCCC ACCTTCAATAACTGAAGAAGACCTTAAGATGTTATTTTCAAGCAATGGTGGGATGGTCAAAGGATTCAAATTCTTCCA GAAGGACCGTAAAATGGCTCTGATCCAGATGGGCTCTGTGGAAGAAGCCATTCAATCGCTCATTGACCTCCATAATCATGACCTGGGTGAGAATCATCACCTGCGTGTGTCCTTCTCGAAGTCCACCATTTAA
- the PTBP1 gene encoding polypyrimidine tract-binding protein 1 isoform X1 — MDGIVQDITVGTKRGSDELFSTCVTNGPFIMSSNSSSAANGNDSKKFKGDSRSAGVPSRVIHVRKLPSDVTEAEVISLGLPFGKVTNLLMLKGKNQAFIEMNTEEAANTMVNYYTTVTPVLRSQPIYIQFSNHKELKTDNSPNQARAQAALQAVNSVQSGNLALSASAAAVDAGMAMAGQSPVLRIIVENLFYPVTLDVLHQIFSKFGTVLKIITFTKNNQFQALLQYADPVSAQHAKLSLDGQNIYNACCTLRIDFSKLTSLNVKYNNDKSRDYTRPDLPSGDNQPSLDQTMAAAFGAPGIISASPYAGAGFPPTFAIPQAAGTVFRLSVPNVHGALAPLAIPSAAAAAAAAGRITIPGLTGAGNSVLLVSNLNPERVTPQCLFILFGVYGDVQRVKILFNKKENALVQMADGNQAQLAMSHLNGQKLHGKPIRITLSKHQTVQLPREGQEDQGLTKDYGNSPLHRFKKPGSKNFQNIFPPSATLHLSNIPPSITEEDLKMLFSSNGGMVKGFKFFQKDRKMALIQMGSVEEAIQSLIDLHNHDLGENHHLRVSFSKSTI, encoded by the exons cgGGGATCTGACGAGCTTTTCTCTACTTGTGTTACTAACGGACCCTTTATCATGAGCAGCAACTCTTCTTCTGCAG CTAATGGAAACGACAGCAAAAAATTCAAAGGCGATAGTAGAAGTGCTGGGGTCCCATCCCGAGTAATCCACGTCCGTAAACTCCCCAGTGACGTCACAGAGGCAGAAGTAATTTCTTTGGGCTTACCTTTTGGCAAGGTCACCAATCTTCTaatgttgaaaggaaaaaatcag GCTTTCATAGAAATGAATACAGAGGAGGCAGCCAACACCATGGTAAACTACTACACCACAGTCACTCCAGTCCTTCGAAGCCAGCCCATCTATATTCAGTTCTCCAACCACAAGGAGCTTAAGACAGACAACTCTCCAAACCAAGCA CGTGCCCAAGCAGCTCTGCAAGCAGTGAATTCTGTTCAGTCTGGAAACCTAGCGCTGTCAGCCTCAGCTGCAGCAGTAGATGCAGGAATGGCAATGGCTGGCCAGAGCCCTGTCCTGAGGATCATTGTTGAGAACCTCTTCTATCCTGTCACTCTAGATGTTCTGCATCAG attttttccaaatttgGTACAGTCTTGAAAATAATTACGTTCACGAAGAACAACCAATTTCAGGCCCTGTTACAATATGCTGACCCTGTGAGTGCTCAGCATGCCAAACTG TCTTTAGATGGACAGAATATCTACAATGCCTGTTGTACGCTGCGCATAGATTTCTCAAAGCTCACAAGTCTCAATGTAAAATACAATAATGATAAGAGCAGAGATTATACACGACCAGACCTACCTTCTGGGGATAACCAGCCCTCTCTTGATCAGACCATGGCAGCTGCTTTTG GTGCCCCAGGAATAATCTCTGCTTCTCCATATGCAGGAGCTGGCTTTCCTCCTACCTTTGCAATTCCTCAGGCTGCAGGTACTGTATTTC GCCTATCAGTTCCAAATGTTCATGGAGCGCTAGCTCCTTTGGCTATcccatcagcagcagctgcagcggCTGCAGCAGGACGGATTACCATTCCCGGCCTCACTGGGGCAGGGAACTCTGTTCTGCTGGTTAGCAATCTGAACCCTGAG AGAGTTACACCCCAATGCCTCTTTATTCTTTTCG GAGTCTATGGTGATGTGCAGAGGGTGAAGATTTTATTTAATAAGAAAGAGAATGCCCTAGTTCAGATGGCTGATGGAAACCAGGCCCAGCTTG CCATGAGCCATTTAAATGGTCAGAAGCTTCATGGGAAGCCAATCCGTATAACATTGTCCAAGCATCAGACAGTACAACTTCCCCGCGAGGGACAGGAAGACCAGGGTCTGACTAAGGACTATGGAAATTCTCCTCTACATCGTTTCAAGAAACCAGGCTCCAAAAATTTCCAAAACATCTTTCCCCCTTCTGCCACTCTTCATCTGTCCAATATCCC ACCTTCAATAACTGAAGAAGACCTTAAGATGTTATTTTCAAGCAATGGTGGGATGGTCAAAGGATTCAAATTCTTCCA GAAGGACCGTAAAATGGCTCTGATCCAGATGGGCTCTGTGGAAGAAGCCATTCAATCGCTCATTGACCTCCATAATCATGACCTGGGTGAGAATCATCACCTGCGTGTGTCCTTCTCGAAGTCCACCATTTAA